The following DNA comes from Chloroflexota bacterium.
TCGCGAGGTGATAGAAGAGGCCGAAGGGGCGAACAAAGACTTCGAGCCTATCTTCCGCTACTCGGAGTTCGGCGACTCCAACATCAACTTCCGCATCGTATTCCAAGGCGTTGACCGCGCCGGAATGATTGCCATCAGGCACGAAATCATAAAGGAACTGCACGCGCGCTTCCAAGAAGAAGGCATCGAAATCAACTATCCCGTGCGAAAACTAACTGCGCCGCTGCCCGAAACCTTTGCACCCGCCGACGAACTGAATGAAGCTGCGAAAACGGAAGAAGAAAAGGAAGACGTGGATGCCAACGCGCAACCGTCAAAGCCGGCCGCAACTAAGAACTGACGACTGATTACTGAAAACTCGTCAACAATCACCTTTGACGGTGATTATCTCGCCCGTGCCCTCGTATAATCGCCAGAAATCGTCAGTGGGCGTGTGGGTTACCTGCCATTCGCGGTCGCCGCGTTCGTGGTGGTCGTCGGTGCGCGGGTTGCTGAGGAAGACGGCGGTGAAGCCCGGATCGCCTTCGAGGTATGCCGCGCCGTTCGCGCATTCGTTGCGCAGGTACTCGCGGACTCGCTCTATGGCTTCGGCGCGCGGTATTGTGGGGGCGTTGGCGGTGGCGGCGGCGTCTCGCGTTTCCTGCGACACGGCGATTTGGCGCTCTATGCCCGGCACTTGCACGCCGGACGCGACCAGCACCAGAAGCACGCCAAATCCGATGAACGCCGCCCACAACAGCGGGTAGCGGAGTGCGTATAGCGCTTCCAGAATCTTCATAGACGCGGCGAATTCCGGGGGCGATGCATTAAATCTGACGCAGGCGCGGGTCCCAACGGTCTCGCAGCCAGTCGCCGATGAAGTTGAACGACAGCACCGTCAGGAAGATTGCCATTCCGGGGAAGAAAGCAACCCACCACGCCGAGCCGAGGAACTCACGACCGACGGATATGTCCGCGCCCCAAGACGGCGTAGGCGGCGGGACGCCCGCGCCCAGGAACGACAGGATGCTTTCGGACAGAATGGTGCTGCCGACCTGCAGCGTGCTCGCCACGACCACAGTGTTAGCGACGGCGGGCAGCAGATGGCGGAACATTATGCGGAAGGTGGATGCGCCGGCGATTGTCGCGAGCGCAATGTAGTCGAAGTTGCGCACTTGCAGCGTTTGACCGCGCACGAGACGCGCGATGCCGGTCCACGCGCCGAGCGCAAGAACGAACGCGACCACGGCGAAGCTCTGCCCTAAGACGAGCACGAGCGCGATGGCGAGCAGAATGTATGGGATGGCGTTGAACACATCGACGATGCGCATTATCACTTCGTCGATGAATCCGCCGTAGTAGCCCGCTATCAGCCCGACCGTCGTGCCGAAAATCGTGCCTATTGCGATTGCGATTGCAGCGAGGCTGAGCGACAGCCGCGCACCATAGACTATGCGGCTAACGATGTCGCGTCCGAGTTGGTCTGCGCCGAGAATGAAGTGATAGACTCGCTCGTCGCGTCCCAGCGGGATGCCGTTGGTGTTGCAGCTCTCGAACTTGTTGCTGATTTGCCCTTCTTCGCACGGCGGATACCAAGCGGGAGAGGCAAGCACAGCGCGGAGCTGATCCTTCTCCGGCTCGTAGGGCGCAATCAGCGGCGAGAACGCCGCGCATATCGCGAGAATGATCAGTATCACCATCGGAATCAGAGGCCAACGGCGGAACACATAGAATGCCCGCGCGAATGCTGATTCCCTTCTACTTTCTTCAAGGTCTGTTAGGGAGACCTGTCCAACGGGTGTAGTCAACTGACCGTCCTTACGAGTAGCGAATTCGAGGGTCTATGAAGGCGTACAGCACATCGATGATAAAGATGGCGAACACATACAGCGCCGTGAAAACCAGCACCGCGCCCGTCATCAACGGGAAATCGTTGTTGATGATGGAGCGGTAGGTCATCTGCCCCAAGCCTGGCCAGGCGAACACCGTCTCCGTGACCACCGTGCCGCCGATGAAGCCGACAAGAATCAGCCCGGCAAATGTCAGAGGCGGGATGAGCGCGTTCTTGAAAGCATGCTTCCAGATGACCGTGCCAGTCGCCACGCCCTTTGCTCGCGCCAGCTTGACATATTCCGAATCCAGCACTTCGAGCATGGACGAGCGAACCAGGCGCATCAGCCCTGCGGATGCAAGCCAGCCGAGCGTTACCGCGGGCATCGGATAGTAGCGCAGGCGGTCAAGCCAGCTGCTGGCGTCGTGCCCGCGCGTCCCGGACGGCAACCAATCAAGCGTTACGCTGAACACCAGAATAAGCATTATGCCCAGCCAGAACGGTGGCAGCGCCTGCCCGAATACGGCGAATGTTCTGCCTACCACATCCCAAAACGTGCCGCGCTTAACCGCAGACAGTATGCCTAGCGGTATGCCGGTAATCAGCACGAACAGAACTGCGGACAGACCGAGTTGCAGGCTTGCCGGCGCGAAGTAGAAGACTTCTTCAAGCACGGGCTTGCCTGTCTTCAGGGATTCACCGAAGTCGCCTTGGAAAAAGCCCTTGCCCGCCCAAATCAGGTATTGGACGATGAGCGGCTTGTCTAGGTGGAACTGCTTGCCCCAAGCTTCCCACTGCTCCGGCGACACATAGCCGACATTGAGCATTACATTACGCGGGTCGCCCTGTAGGCGTGAAAGCGCGAACACTATCAGGGTCGCGGCGACTATCGCCACCACCAAGAAGAGCAATCGCCTCAGAATGAAGACTTTCATCTAGTTCGCGCTCCGGAGCAGGTTAACTGTAGGTAGTCTTGTTGGTCAGCCTGTCGGTCGGCCTGTTGGACGGATGATTAGTCCTTGCGAAACAGGTTTGCCTGACAGGAGATTGTTGTCAATACGATTATTGCTTATACATTGATGGACGGCAGCCGGACGATGTTGATGTCCGGCTGCCGTACTTTTTGTCTAACCGATTATTACTGCCCGGCGGGAACTATCGTCTCGAACGAGTTGGGTAGCTCGTAAGGCGCGAGGTTCCAGCTCTCAACGGTGTCCGGGTTGAAGCCGATGAGCACAGGCACCTCGACTGTTCCGGTCGACAGGGTCATGTCATACGCCCAGTCCAGAATCTCTTCGCGGGTAGTGAGATTTTCATCCGAACCCTTCTTCTGAATGCGCGTGTCCTCACGGTTCTGCCACCAGCGGTTGTCCTCGATGCCGGGGTTCCAGCCACCGGCGGGAAGCGGCCATAGACCACCACCCGGCAGCGTGCCGCCGCCCTCACCGAGCCTGCCGTGCTTGCTGGTGGGACCCCAACGCGTCATCCACGGCACATGAATCTCGCGGCCCAGCATTGTCGGGCGGCGCGAGGAATACTGCGTGCTGTCGATGTACGGATCAAGCCCAAGGTTCTCTTTCCACTGTCCGACTACCGCTTCGCAGACTTCAAGCGATGTGCCATTGCCCTGCGAGCAGAAGAACTCGAACTCAAAGCCTGGCGCAACACCCGACTCTGCCAGAAGCGCCTGCGCCTTGTCCGGATCGAATGCGTAGCTCCAGCGATCCTTGTACTCAGGGTGCGTTTGGTGAACCGTCATGCCGGGGAACGCCCCACCATAAACTGCGCCACCGTAACCGCCCGTAACCGACGACGCGATTAGCTCGCGGTCGATCGCGTAGGCAAGCGCCTGGCGGAACTTCTTGGCGCTTATCATGCGCGGCGTCTCATAAGAGAACCTCTCGGTGTCGGTGTAGTCGAAACCTTCAGCGCCCTCTTCGAATCGGGAATCAAATCCGTCGAATTCGTACATGCCGCTGAAGTTGGCAACATTGCAGCCCGCGCCGGGCTCGTCTTGAATAGCGGGATCGCTGCGGTCGATGCCCACGCACTCAAGGCGCGGATCGCCGATCCACGGATACTTGTCAGAAGGAAGGAAGCCCTTCCGCAAGATTGGCTTGCCTGACAGGTCATCGTCGCCAAGCGTCGAATTCGGCGGGTACCGGAATGCCCAGAGGTTGCCGGAGAAGTAGTAGAAGTTGCCGTTGATGGCGTCAAGGCCCTCGTGGAACTTGAAACCCTCGTCCTCAAGTCGTCCAACATCTTGAATCGATGCCATGGCGATATCGGCTGCCCCGGTCTGGAGCATTGCCGAGCGCTGCTGCGCCTCATTCGCCTGCACGAAAATCAGCCTCTGGAACGGAGCGGACTGCCGCCAGTGGTCCACACGCGCGACAGCGTTGATGCGCTCGGCGGGCAGCCATTCTTCCACTACGAACGGACCCGAACCATGCGGGAAACCGAAAGTCCCATCCTCGTTGCCTGCGGCTTCCAGCTCATCGTTATATGCCTTGGACTGAATCCATATCGCGTCCTGGCAGATTGACGATGCGTCCTGCAGACCGTCCGAGCGGAACGCGCGGTTCTCGGCTACGGCGACATACTCGCTCTCTGCGCGCCAGGGCTTATAGTATTCGTAAGCCTGCGACGAGTTGGAGTGCGCGGAGTTGGTGTTCTCCGAACCTGCGTCATTAAACGACCACGCCACATCCTCTGCGGTCAGCGGGCCCATCCTCACAAGTCCGTCCGACTCTGCGCGGTAGAAGTCGATGCCCTCTTGGATGAACACCCTGATAATGCCCTGGTTATCCGGGTCGGACAGATCGGCAGCATCGAAGTTCTCGAGTTCCTTGCCGTCCATCTTCACGGTGCCGCCGTCCTTGCCGGGGAGTTCCCACTCCCAGCCGGTGGCGACGAACGGCGCGTGGCAAGCCTCGCCGGTAGAGCGAATTGGGTTGCCCTGATCGTCATAAGTGGGCTCCCAGCCAAGCAGCGGCTCT
Coding sequences within:
- a CDS encoding ABC transporter permease yields the protein MIPMVILIILAICAAFSPLIAPYEPEKDQLRAVLASPAWYPPCEEGQISNKFESCNTNGIPLGRDERVYHFILGADQLGRDIVSRIVYGARLSLSLAAIAIAIGTIFGTTVGLIAGYYGGFIDEVIMRIVDVFNAIPYILLAIALVLVLGQSFAVVAFVLALGAWTGIARLVRGQTLQVRNFDYIALATIAGASTFRIMFRHLLPAVANTVVVASTLQVGSTILSESILSFLGAGVPPPTPSWGADISVGREFLGSAWWVAFFPGMAIFLTVLSFNFIGDWLRDRWDPRLRQI
- a CDS encoding ABC transporter permease — encoded protein: MKVFILRRLLFLVVAIVAATLIVFALSRLQGDPRNVMLNVGYVSPEQWEAWGKQFHLDKPLIVQYLIWAGKGFFQGDFGESLKTGKPVLEEVFYFAPASLQLGLSAVLFVLITGIPLGILSAVKRGTFWDVVGRTFAVFGQALPPFWLGIMLILVFSVTLDWLPSGTRGHDASSWLDRLRYYPMPAVTLGWLASAGLMRLVRSSMLEVLDSEYVKLARAKGVATGTVIWKHAFKNALIPPLTFAGLILVGFIGGTVVTETVFAWPGLGQMTYRSIINNDFPLMTGAVLVFTALYVFAIFIIDVLYAFIDPRIRYS